A stretch of the Serratia marcescens genome encodes the following:
- a CDS encoding non-ribosomal peptide synthetase, giving the protein MAPSVLDYFIQQASRYPEKLAVVGDNKRLTYRQLDEASSALCALLRRRGVAPGSYVPLVTLRTPEMLIGMLAIVKAGAGYIPIDARYPEKRIQDIVTQSGSPLILASNATIALSENNFSEDIIYIDNISTSSQEHITLISPSPDAIVYLIFTSGTTGKPKGVLIEHQSLLNLILWHNKQFAMDAESRSTLIAGLSFDVAQWEIWSPLTSGGTLYLPPEDARLQPEVLLAYFAEQGITHASLPAVLVADVVGAPQPANLALRYLFSSGEKLHPVDLRGIDYSLIDYYGPTEATIFVTCNRVACATQNPPASIGRPIGDTEIFILDDQLQPVIGDRPGELYISGRCLARGYLNNPALTAERFITPPHFAGLRLYRSGDRARWLADGRIQYLGRIDDQVKIRGNRIELGEIENAMLQVAGVRKAVAAVAMADDPLGKKIVAFLIAKSDGESVIARVRQKLKETLPSAFLPADYRLLQHMPLNNNGKIDKAALLAHYQPVSAGVAQPLTADQRVVADLWRSLLKVEQPATDDDFFSLGGHSLLAAKLMAALAKAFAVETSVHDIYEYPTLGALAQALAQRRDRQPTQRQGAARALQDDVYLPSDLVIDPTFDPRQISAPRAILLTGATGFVGAHLLADLLRTTDAELYCLVRDGAKLPPRQRLEAVLQRYRIALNASQHARIHMVPGNVAEHDFSLTPAAYRTLSRDIDLVYHSASAVNFIQPYAYMKRDNVQGLREIIRFAAQSRTKPLMLLSTISVYSWGHLHTGKRVMRENDDIDQNLPAVSRDIGYVRSKWVMEKIADLAAAQGLPLMTFRLGYATCHSRTGVNADYQWWGRLVKTCISSGTVPDLRDMREGLTTVDYMTRAIAHVSRNPQALGQKFNLIHQSDNNLTLREFFSLLEREFGYRFRPLPFAQWRAQWENDSDAPLYPLLSLFKDHMVDELSTVELYQDTYRWDCSNLQRFLQGSGIDEPRFTRQLLLNYLQHAIGYAPLSLRA; this is encoded by the coding sequence ATGGCACCTAGCGTATTGGATTATTTTATCCAACAAGCTTCCCGTTATCCGGAAAAACTTGCCGTCGTCGGCGATAATAAGCGCCTGACCTACCGTCAATTGGATGAAGCCAGCAGCGCACTGTGCGCGCTGTTGCGACGGCGGGGCGTGGCGCCCGGCAGCTATGTGCCGCTCGTCACGCTGCGCACGCCGGAAATGCTGATCGGTATGTTGGCGATCGTCAAAGCCGGCGCAGGCTATATTCCCATCGATGCCCGTTACCCGGAAAAAAGAATACAGGATATCGTTACGCAAAGCGGCTCCCCTTTAATACTCGCCAGCAACGCGACGATAGCGCTTTCGGAAAATAACTTCAGCGAGGATATTATTTATATTGATAATATATCAACTTCTTCGCAGGAGCATATAACGTTAATTTCTCCGTCTCCCGATGCCATCGTTTATCTCATTTTCACTTCAGGCACCACCGGCAAACCGAAAGGTGTGCTGATAGAACATCAGTCGCTGCTGAATTTAATTCTCTGGCATAACAAGCAATTCGCTATGGATGCCGAAAGTCGTTCTACGCTGATCGCCGGCTTGAGTTTCGACGTCGCGCAATGGGAGATCTGGTCGCCTCTGACCAGCGGCGGCACATTGTATCTGCCGCCGGAAGACGCTCGCCTGCAGCCGGAAGTCCTGCTGGCCTACTTTGCCGAACAGGGCATTACCCACGCCAGCCTGCCCGCCGTACTGGTCGCCGACGTGGTCGGCGCGCCGCAACCGGCCAATCTGGCGCTGCGGTATCTGTTCAGCTCAGGGGAGAAACTTCATCCGGTCGATCTGCGCGGCATCGATTATTCATTGATCGATTACTACGGCCCGACAGAAGCCACCATATTCGTCACCTGCAACCGGGTGGCTTGCGCCACGCAAAACCCGCCCGCCAGCATTGGGCGGCCCATCGGCGATACCGAAATATTCATCCTCGATGACCAACTACAGCCCGTGATCGGCGATCGCCCCGGCGAGCTGTATATCAGCGGTCGTTGTCTGGCGCGCGGCTACCTGAACAATCCGGCGTTGACCGCCGAGCGCTTCATCACCCCGCCTCACTTCGCCGGGTTACGTCTGTACCGCAGCGGCGATCGGGCTCGCTGGCTGGCGGATGGCCGCATTCAATATCTGGGCCGTATCGACGATCAGGTCAAAATCCGCGGCAATCGCATTGAACTGGGCGAAATCGAAAACGCCATGCTGCAGGTGGCGGGCGTTCGTAAAGCGGTGGCCGCCGTGGCGATGGCAGATGATCCGCTGGGCAAGAAAATCGTGGCGTTTCTGATCGCGAAGAGTGACGGCGAAAGCGTGATCGCACGCGTCCGACAGAAACTGAAAGAAACGCTGCCCAGCGCATTTCTGCCCGCCGATTATCGTTTACTGCAACACATGCCGCTGAACAACAACGGCAAGATAGACAAAGCGGCCCTGTTGGCGCATTACCAACCGGTCAGCGCCGGCGTTGCGCAGCCGCTGACCGCCGACCAGCGCGTCGTCGCCGATCTGTGGCGCTCGTTGCTGAAAGTGGAACAGCCTGCAACCGACGATGATTTTTTCTCGCTGGGCGGCCACTCGCTGTTGGCGGCCAAGCTGATGGCGGCGCTGGCCAAGGCGTTCGCCGTCGAGACCTCGGTGCACGACATCTATGAATATCCCACTCTGGGTGCCCTGGCGCAGGCACTGGCACAACGCAGAGACCGGCAACCGACACAGCGGCAAGGCGCAGCGCGTGCCTTGCAAGATGATGTGTATTTGCCGTCGGATCTCGTCATCGATCCGACGTTCGATCCGCGGCAAATCAGCGCGCCGCGCGCCATTTTGCTCACCGGCGCCACCGGTTTCGTCGGCGCGCATCTGTTGGCCGATCTGCTGCGCACCACCGATGCCGAGCTGTACTGTCTGGTGCGCGACGGCGCCAAACTGCCGCCGAGACAGCGGCTTGAGGCAGTGCTGCAGCGCTACCGGATCGCGCTGAACGCCAGCCAGCACGCGCGCATTCATATGGTGCCTGGCAACGTCGCGGAACACGACTTTTCGCTGACGCCTGCGGCCTACAGGACGTTAAGCCGAGATATCGACCTGGTTTACCATTCGGCCAGCGCGGTGAATTTTATCCAGCCTTACGCCTACATGAAGCGCGACAACGTGCAGGGCCTGCGGGAAATCATTCGCTTCGCAGCGCAGAGCCGCACCAAACCGCTGATGCTGCTGTCGACCATCTCCGTTTACAGCTGGGGGCATCTGCACACCGGCAAACGGGTGATGCGGGAAAACGACGATATCGATCAAAACCTGCCGGCGGTCAGCCGCGATATCGGCTACGTACGCAGCAAATGGGTGATGGAAAAGATCGCCGATTTGGCGGCGGCGCAAGGCCTGCCGCTGATGACCTTCCGCCTGGGCTACGCCACCTGCCACAGCCGTACCGGCGTCAACGCCGATTACCAATGGTGGGGGCGGCTGGTGAAAACCTGCATCAGCAGCGGCACGGTGCCGGATTTACGGGATATGCGCGAAGGGTTGACCACGGTGGATTACATGACCCGGGCCATCGCCCACGTCTCTCGCAATCCGCAAGCGCTGGGGCAGAAATTCAACCTGATCCATCAAAGTGACAATAATCTGACGCTGCGTGAGTTTTTCAGCCTGCTGGAGCGCGAGTTCGGTTATCGTTTTCGCCCCTTGCCCTTCGCACAGTGGCGGGCCCAATGGGAAAACGACAGCGACGCGCCGCTGTACCCGCTGCTCAGCCTGTTCAAGGACCACATGGTAGACGAGCTATCGACGGTGGAGCTCTATCAAGACACCTATCGGTGGGACTGCAGCAACCTGCAACGCTTCCTGCAGGGCAGCGGCATTGATGAGCCGCGCTTCACCCGCCAGCTGCTGCTGAATTATCTGCAGCACGCCATCGGGTATGCGCCGCTGTCGCTACGGGCGTAA
- the ridA gene encoding 2-iminobutanoate/2-iminopropanoate deaminase has protein sequence MSRNISTELAPAAIGPYVQGVDLGSMIITSGQIPVDPKTGAVADDVAAQARQSLDNVKAIVEAAGLIVADIVKTTVFVKDLNDFATVNAAYEAFFTEHSAPFPARSCVEVARLPKDVKIEIEAIAVRR, from the coding sequence ATGTCACGTAACATCAGCACTGAACTCGCCCCGGCAGCCATTGGTCCTTACGTGCAGGGCGTTGATTTGGGCAGCATGATCATCACTTCCGGCCAGATCCCGGTCGATCCGAAAACCGGCGCCGTTGCCGACGACGTCGCCGCTCAAGCGCGCCAGTCGCTGGACAACGTCAAAGCGATCGTCGAAGCCGCCGGCCTGATCGTTGCCGACATCGTGAAAACCACCGTGTTCGTGAAAGACCTGAATGACTTCGCCACCGTCAACGCCGCGTACGAAGCCTTCTTCACCGAGCACAGCGCGCCGTTCCCGGCCCGCTCTTGCGTAGAAGTGGCGCGTCTGCCGAAAGACGTGAAGATCGAAATCGAAGCCATCGCCGTGCGTCGTTAA
- a CDS encoding beta-N-acetylhexosaminidase gives MHRPFRYTLLASSLWFSCGALAQPAGDLPLMPWPQQVEVTQPAGKLVLDHRLSLTLQGDDLGDALPRWRQRIELQTGWTLAPAGEAKDGAAIRVMIKDRVAAQPLPGSDESYRLAVTPQGATLTANTRFGALRGMETLLQLLQTDGQNTFLPLVDIRDVPRFPWRGVLLDSARHFLPLPDILRQLDGMAAAKLNVFHWHLTDDQGWRFASEHYPKLQQQASDGQFYTREQMRQVVAYATARGIRVVPEIDMPGHASSIAVAYPDLMSAPGPYRMEREWGVHKPTLDPTRDEVYQFVDTIVGELAAIFPDPYLHIGGDEVDASQWRASPSIQAFMQKNGLADTHALQAYFNQKLEKILEKHQRQMVGWDEIYHPSLPRSIVIQSWQGQDSLGASAQDGYQGILSTGFYLDQPQSTAYHYRNEILPQPLGVETAVQPGEQAQSWRFSMPRLKGSAVEGSFTLIEGKQGWRGFIDFTGKSRRAVHDIVWRTPQQVTFRVDTWMGDTRPVFTLQQDKLSGYMLVGNVRYPTQGDKLAAVPAGKMPVVPDEKGQANILGGEAALWAENVRAPLLDLKLWPRAFAVAERLWSAQDVTDESNMYRRLAAIDAWSVVSVGLQQHAETAREFTRLSNSVQILPLQILAEAVEPAQYYTRQHLKFQAGNYHQFEPLNRFADALPPESGAVRDMHAQVAALLKDKRDKAAAQALRERLQRWQANGAAVQTAIAGNRTLRELAPVAQDVDALATLGLTLLDRYQQGKPLSRAEAEQAQRRLDAAAQTRDEVVIAAVYPLEALLRGLKTE, from the coding sequence ATGCACAGACCTTTCCGTTATACGCTACTGGCTTCATCGTTATGGTTTTCTTGCGGCGCGCTGGCGCAGCCGGCTGGCGATCTGCCGCTGATGCCCTGGCCGCAGCAGGTGGAAGTGACGCAACCGGCGGGCAAGCTGGTGCTGGATCACCGTTTGTCCCTGACGCTGCAGGGTGACGACTTGGGCGACGCGCTGCCGCGCTGGCGCCAGCGCATCGAACTGCAGACCGGCTGGACACTGGCGCCGGCGGGTGAAGCGAAGGACGGCGCGGCGATCAGGGTGATGATTAAAGACCGGGTGGCGGCGCAGCCGCTGCCGGGCAGCGACGAGAGTTACCGGCTGGCGGTCACGCCGCAGGGCGCCACGCTGACCGCCAACACCCGATTCGGCGCGCTGCGCGGTATGGAAACCCTGCTGCAGCTGCTGCAGACCGACGGGCAAAATACCTTCCTGCCGCTGGTGGATATCCGCGACGTGCCGCGCTTCCCGTGGCGCGGCGTTTTGTTGGATTCGGCGCGTCATTTCCTGCCGCTGCCGGACATTCTGCGCCAGCTCGACGGCATGGCGGCGGCCAAGCTTAACGTGTTCCACTGGCACCTGACCGACGATCAGGGCTGGCGCTTTGCCTCTGAGCATTACCCCAAGCTTCAGCAGCAGGCCAGCGACGGCCAGTTCTATACCCGCGAGCAGATGCGGCAGGTGGTGGCTTACGCCACGGCGCGCGGCATTCGCGTGGTGCCGGAAATCGACATGCCGGGGCACGCCTCCAGCATCGCGGTGGCCTATCCCGACCTGATGAGCGCGCCGGGGCCGTATCGCATGGAGCGCGAGTGGGGCGTGCATAAGCCGACGCTCGATCCGACCCGCGACGAGGTGTATCAGTTTGTCGACACGATCGTCGGCGAGCTGGCGGCGATCTTCCCCGATCCTTATCTGCACATCGGCGGCGACGAAGTTGACGCCAGCCAGTGGCGGGCGTCGCCGTCGATTCAGGCGTTTATGCAGAAGAACGGGCTGGCGGATACCCATGCGCTGCAGGCCTACTTCAACCAGAAGCTGGAAAAGATCCTCGAGAAACACCAACGGCAGATGGTTGGCTGGGACGAGATCTACCATCCGTCGCTGCCGCGCTCGATCGTCATTCAGTCCTGGCAGGGGCAAGACTCGCTGGGCGCCAGCGCGCAGGACGGCTATCAGGGCATTCTCTCCACCGGTTTCTACCTCGATCAGCCGCAAAGCACCGCCTATCACTACCGCAATGAAATTCTGCCGCAGCCGCTGGGGGTCGAGACGGCGGTGCAACCTGGCGAGCAGGCGCAAAGCTGGCGCTTCAGCATGCCGCGCCTGAAGGGCAGCGCGGTGGAGGGCAGCTTCACGCTGATCGAGGGCAAACAGGGCTGGCGCGGCTTTATCGATTTCACCGGCAAATCGCGCCGCGCGGTGCACGACATCGTCTGGCGCACGCCGCAGCAGGTGACGTTCCGCGTCGATACCTGGATGGGTGACACGCGGCCGGTGTTCACGCTGCAGCAGGACAAGCTCAGCGGCTATATGTTGGTCGGCAACGTGCGCTACCCCACCCAGGGCGACAAACTGGCGGCGGTGCCGGCGGGCAAGATGCCGGTGGTGCCGGACGAGAAAGGGCAAGCCAACATTCTCGGCGGTGAAGCGGCGCTGTGGGCGGAAAACGTGCGTGCGCCGCTTCTCGATCTCAAGCTGTGGCCGCGCGCCTTCGCGGTGGCGGAGCGGCTGTGGTCGGCACAGGACGTCACCGACGAAAGCAACATGTACCGGCGGCTGGCGGCGATCGACGCCTGGTCGGTGGTGTCGGTCGGCCTGCAGCAGCACGCGGAAACGGCGCGCGAATTCACCCGGCTGAGCAACAGCGTGCAGATCCTGCCGCTGCAGATCCTGGCCGAGGCGGTGGAGCCGGCGCAGTATTACACCCGCCAGCACCTGAAGTTCCAGGCCGGCAACTATCACCAGTTCGAACCGCTGAACCGCTTTGCCGATGCGCTGCCGCCGGAGAGCGGCGCGGTACGCGACATGCATGCCCAGGTCGCGGCCTTGCTGAAGGATAAGCGCGATAAGGCGGCGGCGCAGGCGCTGCGCGAACGGCTGCAGCGCTGGCAGGCGAACGGCGCGGCAGTGCAGACGGCGATCGCGGGCAACCGCACGCTGCGTGAGCTGGCGCCGGTGGCGCAGGACGTTGACGCTTTGGCCACGCTGGGCTTAACGCTGCTGGATCGCTATCAGCAGGGCAAACCGCTGAGCCGGGCCGAGGCCGAGCAAGCGCAGCGCCGGCTGGATGCGGCGGCGCAGACGCGCGACGAAGTGGTGATTGCGGCGGTGTACCCGCTGGAGGCGCTGCTGCGCGGCCTTAAAACGGAGTGA
- the pyrI gene encoding aspartate carbamoyltransferase regulatory subunit: MTHDNKLQVEAIKCGTVIDHIPAQIGFKLLTLFKLTATDQRITIGLNLPSNELGRKDLIKIENTFLTEQQANQLAMYAPKATVNRIDNYEVVRKLTLSLPDHIDGVLTCPNSNCISRSEPVASSFSVKPRDGEVHLKCRYCEKEFEHQVVLQAD, encoded by the coding sequence ATGACTCACGACAACAAACTGCAGGTCGAAGCGATCAAATGCGGCACGGTGATCGACCACATTCCGGCGCAGATCGGTTTTAAACTGCTGACGCTGTTCAAGCTGACCGCCACCGACCAACGCATCACCATCGGCCTGAACCTGCCCTCCAACGAGCTGGGCCGCAAGGATCTGATCAAGATCGAGAACACGTTTCTGACCGAGCAGCAGGCCAACCAGCTGGCGATGTACGCGCCGAAGGCCACGGTGAACCGCATCGACAACTATGAAGTGGTGCGCAAGCTGACCCTCAGCCTGCCGGATCACATCGACGGCGTGTTGACCTGCCCGAACAGCAACTGCATCAGCCGCAGCGAGCCGGTGGCGTCGAGCTTCAGCGTGAAGCCGCGCGACGGCGAAGTGCACCTGAAGTGCCGCTACTGCGAAAAAGAGTTCGAGCATCAGGTGGTGTTGCAGGCCGACTGA
- the pyrB gene encoding aspartate carbamoyltransferase — MANPLYHKHIISINDLSREDLELVLRTAAGLKANPQPELLKHKVIASCFFEASTRTRLSFETSMHRLGASVVGFADGSNTSLGKKGETLADTISVISTYVDAIVMRHPQEGAARMASEFSGNVPVLNAGDGANQHPTQTLLDLFTIQETQGRLSNLSIAMVGDLKYGRTVHSLTQALAKFEGNRFYFIAPDALAMPAYILKMLEEKGIEYSLHSSIEEVVPELDILYMTRVQKERLDPSEYANVKAQFVLRAADLAGARANLKVLHPLPRIDEIATDVDKTPYAYYFQQAGNGIFARQALLALVLNADLAL; from the coding sequence ATGGCCAACCCGCTGTATCACAAACACATCATCTCTATTAACGATCTCAGCCGCGAGGATCTGGAGCTGGTGCTGCGCACCGCCGCCGGTCTGAAAGCCAACCCGCAGCCGGAACTGTTGAAACACAAGGTGATCGCCAGCTGCTTCTTCGAAGCCTCGACCCGTACCCGCCTGTCGTTCGAAACCTCGATGCACCGCCTCGGCGCCTCGGTGGTCGGTTTCGCCGACGGCAGCAACACCTCGCTCGGCAAGAAAGGCGAAACCCTGGCCGACACCATCTCGGTGATCAGCACTTACGTGGACGCCATCGTGATGCGTCATCCGCAGGAAGGCGCGGCGCGCATGGCCTCGGAGTTCTCCGGCAACGTGCCGGTGCTTAACGCCGGCGACGGCGCCAACCAGCACCCGACCCAGACCCTGCTGGATCTGTTCACCATCCAGGAAACCCAGGGGCGCCTGAGCAATCTCAGCATCGCCATGGTCGGCGACCTGAAGTACGGCCGCACCGTGCACTCGCTCACCCAGGCGCTGGCCAAGTTCGAAGGCAACCGCTTCTACTTCATCGCCCCGGACGCGCTGGCGATGCCGGCCTACATCCTGAAAATGCTGGAAGAGAAAGGCATCGAGTACAGCCTGCACAGCAGCATTGAAGAAGTGGTGCCGGAGCTGGATATTCTCTACATGACCCGGGTACAGAAAGAACGCCTCGATCCTTCCGAGTACGCCAACGTGAAGGCGCAGTTCGTCCTGCGCGCTGCGGATCTGGCCGGCGCGCGCGCCAACCTCAAGGTGCTGCACCCGCTGCCGCGTATCGACGAGATCGCCACCGACGTGGATAAAACGCCGTACGCTTACTACTTCCAGCAGGCGGGCAACGGCATCTTCGCCCGCCAGGCGCTGCTGGCGCTGGTACTCAACGCCGATTTGGCTCTTTAA
- the mgtA gene encoding magnesium-translocating P-type ATPase: protein MKLKKLPRQLLGLFARGLPRRLVRRDSLLDGVGGAARDMPAGLAQQRLDCAAAETMQLFERFHSHPEGITAHEAEQMRRRCGENVIDDQQKEAWWQHLWHCYRNPFNLLLTALGMISYATEDLTGALVIALMVLISTLLNFIQEARSNRAADALKAMVSNTATVIRSDALTGKSEHVELPIAQLVPGDIVKLAAGDMIPADLRLLSAKDLFISQAALTGESLPVEKSAAPQALAADPLDCRNLCFMGTNVVSGTALAMVIGTGGGTYFGQLAQRVTSQDEQPNAFQSGISKVSWLLIRFMLVMTPIVLLINGYTKGDWWEAALFALSVAVGLTPEMLPMIVTSTLAKGAVKLSRQKVIVKRLDAIQNFGAMDILCTDKTGTLTQDKIVLERHTDAFGAGSERVLRYAWLNSFYQTGLKNLLDVAVLSCAEQNRQPEALQNYRKVDEIPFDFVRRRMSVVVAKDNEYHELVCKGALEEMLAICSHVRHEDEVIPLSEALLARIRRITDDLNQQGLRVVAVANKVLPAQTHEYGVADESDLILEGYVAFLDPPKESTAPALAALKQNGVTVKILTGDNELVAAKVCRDVGLAAEHLLRGSEIEQMDDEQLAQAAARTTVFAKLTPLHKERIVKLLRRQGHVVGFMGDGINDAPALRAADIGISVDSAVDIAKEAADIILLEKSLMVLEQGVIEGRRTFANMLKYIKMTASSNFGNVFSVLIASAFLPFLPMLPLHLLIQNLMYDISQIAIPFDNVDDDQITQPQRWNSADLGRFMVFFGPISSIFDVLTFSLMWWVFKANTPDMQTLFQSGWFVEGLLSQTLIVHMIRTRKIPFIQSRPSWPLCIMTLAVIATGIGLVFSPLAGFLQLQALPLGYFPWLVLILAGYMVLTQCVKGWFVRRYGWQ from the coding sequence ATGAAACTGAAAAAACTCCCCCGTCAGCTGCTGGGCCTGTTCGCCCGCGGCCTTCCGCGCCGTTTGGTGCGCCGCGACAGCCTGCTGGACGGCGTCGGCGGCGCTGCGCGCGATATGCCGGCCGGCCTGGCGCAGCAGCGGCTGGACTGTGCCGCCGCAGAGACAATGCAGCTGTTTGAGCGTTTCCACAGCCACCCGGAAGGCATCACCGCCCATGAGGCGGAACAGATGCGCCGGCGCTGCGGCGAGAACGTCATCGACGATCAGCAGAAAGAGGCCTGGTGGCAGCACCTCTGGCACTGCTACCGCAACCCGTTCAACCTGCTGCTGACCGCGCTCGGCATGATCTCTTACGCCACCGAGGATCTCACCGGCGCGTTGGTGATCGCGCTGATGGTGCTGATCTCCACGCTGCTGAACTTCATCCAGGAGGCGCGCTCCAACCGGGCGGCTGATGCGCTGAAAGCGATGGTGAGCAACACCGCCACGGTGATCCGCAGCGATGCGCTCACCGGCAAGAGCGAACACGTGGAGCTGCCAATCGCGCAGCTGGTGCCGGGCGATATCGTCAAGCTGGCGGCCGGCGACATGATCCCGGCGGATCTGCGCCTGCTGTCGGCCAAGGATCTGTTCATCAGCCAGGCGGCGCTGACCGGCGAATCGCTGCCGGTGGAAAAATCCGCGGCGCCGCAGGCGCTGGCGGCCGATCCCCTCGACTGCCGCAACCTGTGCTTCATGGGCACCAACGTGGTCAGCGGCACCGCGCTGGCGATGGTGATCGGCACCGGCGGCGGCACCTATTTTGGCCAGCTGGCGCAGCGCGTCACCAGCCAGGATGAGCAGCCGAACGCCTTCCAGAGCGGCATCAGCAAGGTCAGCTGGCTGCTGATCCGCTTTATGCTGGTGATGACGCCGATCGTGCTGCTGATCAACGGCTACACCAAGGGCGACTGGTGGGAGGCGGCGCTGTTCGCGCTGTCGGTGGCGGTCGGGCTGACGCCGGAAATGCTGCCGATGATCGTCACCTCGACGCTGGCCAAAGGGGCGGTGAAGCTGTCGCGCCAGAAGGTGATCGTCAAACGCCTGGACGCCATTCAGAACTTCGGCGCCATGGACATTCTGTGCACCGACAAGACCGGCACCCTGACCCAGGACAAGATCGTGCTGGAGCGCCACACCGATGCGTTCGGCGCCGGCAGCGAGCGGGTGCTGCGCTACGCCTGGTTGAACAGCTTCTACCAGACCGGGCTGAAAAACCTGCTCGACGTGGCGGTGCTGAGCTGCGCTGAGCAGAATCGGCAGCCGGAAGCGTTGCAAAACTACCGCAAGGTGGACGAGATCCCGTTCGATTTCGTGCGCCGCCGCATGTCGGTGGTGGTGGCCAAGGACAACGAGTATCACGAGCTGGTGTGCAAGGGCGCGCTGGAAGAGATGCTGGCGATTTGCAGCCACGTGCGCCACGAAGACGAGGTGATCCCGCTGAGCGAGGCGCTGCTGGCGCGCATTCGCCGCATCACCGACGATCTCAACCAGCAGGGGCTGCGGGTGGTGGCGGTGGCCAACAAGGTCCTGCCGGCGCAAACCCATGAATACGGCGTGGCGGACGAGTCGGATCTGATCCTCGAAGGCTACGTTGCCTTCCTCGATCCGCCGAAGGAGAGCACTGCCCCAGCGCTGGCGGCGCTGAAACAGAACGGCGTCACGGTGAAGATCCTCACCGGCGACAACGAGCTGGTGGCCGCCAAAGTATGCCGGGACGTCGGGCTGGCGGCCGAGCACCTGCTGCGCGGCAGCGAGATCGAACAGATGGACGACGAGCAGCTGGCGCAGGCGGCGGCGCGCACCACGGTGTTCGCCAAGCTGACGCCGCTGCACAAAGAGCGCATCGTCAAACTGCTGCGCCGCCAGGGGCACGTGGTGGGCTTTATGGGCGACGGCATCAACGACGCGCCGGCGCTGCGCGCGGCCGATATCGGCATCTCCGTCGATTCGGCGGTGGACATCGCCAAGGAAGCGGCGGACATCATCCTGCTGGAAAAAAGCCTGATGGTGCTGGAGCAGGGAGTGATCGAAGGGCGCCGTACCTTCGCCAACATGCTGAAATACATCAAGATGACCGCCAGCTCCAACTTCGGTAACGTATTCAGCGTGCTGATCGCCAGCGCCTTCCTGCCGTTCCTGCCGATGCTGCCGCTGCACCTGTTGATTCAGAACCTGATGTACGACATCTCGCAGATCGCCATCCCGTTCGATAACGTCGACGACGATCAGATCACCCAGCCGCAGCGCTGGAACTCCGCCGATTTGGGGCGGTTTATGGTGTTCTTTGGGCCGATCAGCTCGATCTTCGACGTGCTGACCTTCAGCCTGATGTGGTGGGTATTCAAGGCCAATACGCCGGACATGCAGACGCTGTTTCAGTCCGGCTGGTTCGTGGAAGGGCTGCTGTCGCAAACGCTGATCGTGCACATGATCCGCACGCGCAAAATTCCGTTTATCCAGAGCCGCCCGTCCTGGCCGCTGTGCATCATGACGCTGGCGGTGATCGCCACCGGCATCGGCCTGGTGTTCTCGCCGCTGGCCGGCTTCCTGCAGCTGCAGGCGCTGCCGCTCGGCTACTTCCCGTGGCTGGTGCTGATCCTCGCCGGTTACATGGTGCTGACCCAGTGCGTGAAAGGCTGGTTCGTGCGCCGCTACGGCTGGCAATAA